The window GCCCGTCGTTGATCCAGTGCTTCAGAGAACGATAGATCTCGATGTCGCCAACTCTGACGCCCGCAGGCATCTCCCATAAGGCGAGAAACGACGACGACCACGCACTGTTTGCGAGACCAAGCGCCAAGAGCGTGCTGAGCAAAAGGATAATGCCCGCCGTAGCCTCGATGCGGAGGAATTGCATGAACGGCTTGGTAAGCCGATCTGCCGGTTCACGGGGAAGCCATGAGAGACTGTCGTTCATGCCGTGAATTGCTCCCTCGTTCTGATCGCGATCGGCGAATGCTCCCAGCGGCTATTGCAAGGCGGGCACCTCATAAGTCCACACCCGGAACGACTTCAGGGCGTGCGGCCCGAACGAGTTGATGAGGGGGACATCGGCTGCGTCACGGCCGCGTGCAACCAGAATCCTGCCGACACGCGGCGTATTGTTGCGCGGATCGAACGTATGCCATCCATCATCCAGGAAGACCTCCATCCAGGCACTGAAATCCATCGGGTCGACGACCCGGACGCCGATGTCGCCGAGATGACCGTTGATATAGCGTGCGGGAATGTTGAGACAGCGGCAAAGGGTGACCGCAAGATGCGCGAAGTCGCGGCAGACACCAACGCGCTCATGAAAAACTTCGAAGGCCGTCCGCGTCGATCGGGCCTGCATGTAGTCGAAACGGATATGGTCGTGAACGAAATCACAGATCGCTTGCACACGTCCCCAACCGGGCGCGACCGCGCCGAACATGTCCCAAGCGCTCTGGCTGAGACGGTCGGTTTCGCAATAGCGGCTGCCCATCAGGTAGGTCAGACAATCGTCCGGCAACTCCGACACCGGGACTTCCTGGGCGGCCGGCAGCACTTTGTCCGGTTTGCCGTCGTCCTCGATTGTGGCATCGCCCCATATCGTCAGGTCACCCGCCGGTGCGACAAGCCGCCGGCATCGGTTGCCGAAGAGGTCGCGATAGGTCGATGTCGGCACATCGGGGGCGGTGAAAGTTGTTTCAGGAACCCGGATATCGGCCGCGCGATCCTCGTGGACCGACAGCAGGCATACCAAGGCGGCCGGTTGCTGGAAATTCAGCGTGATCTCATAGCCGTAGCGGATCAGCATCTGAATCCCATTCTAGCGGAAATCGGCGGCGGTCAGTGTATAGGAGTCGCGGCGGCCACTGGAATAGACCTTGCGTGCGACTTCGTAGATGGACAGGCGCAACGCGTCGAAAGCAGAAAGGAGCTTCGTTGCCGAGATTTCCGACCTGCCCAATTCGGCATCCGCTCTCACAAGCGCCTCGGCCTCGACGAAGAACCGCACCTCGAACATGCCGTGATGGCCGATGAAACGGACGGCGTTTCGCTTTTCATCGAGGCTGCGGCTCGAATTCGGAAATAACAGCGTCATCCTCAGCGAGCCTCTGTTTCGCGCGACGCGGGCCGCGCTGGTGCCGACAAGCTGATTCGCTTTACCTGCCGCTTTATATTACGAAGGTTACCGTCGACACGCGCCGGTGCGCCTATGGACACGTGGTAGATCCTCCATGGGCGATCCGCTTCGATGTGGCGGCCGTATTGATCATCCACGAGCTCGGGTGCTGACGTCCCACCTTCATTTTCCCAGATGCTGATCGCAAGTGCATGTCGCCCGGCTTCAAATTCATTGCGGTGGGCGTTCATAATGGGGGCCTTTCATCAAGATTTTCGATGGTGTCGAGACTGCTTGAATGGATCTTGTTCCCATCACCATCGGTGATGGTTATGGCGTCTGGACGCTGCGGCATGTCGAGGGTGCGCAAAAGCTCCCGCGCAATCTCTATCGCCTCGTCGACGTCGGTAGCCTCCACGGTCTCTCGGCCGAGGACCGCATGCGCGTCGTCCGCATCGCGGATACGGTAGAACTCGATCACGATCTTCATCGCTATCCTCTCCGTTCTACAGACGTGTCAAAACTGTCATTTTTTGCCCGTGTCCAGCGACGCGCTGCCGTTCGCAGCGGGCTTGATCTGTTTGCCGAATGTCTTTTCGATGAGAGTGGCGCCTTCGTCGGCAGACGCTACGCGCACCGGCTCGAGGCTGTCCTGCGTCGTCACCCGTTCATGATGCTCGTCGTCATTTCGAATGCGGTATTGCGGCGAACCGCCGCTCGACGGCAGCGTGCCGGTGATGTGATAGACCGGTACAGCCGATCTCTGATACCCGCCCTTCAGCCGAACAGCTTGACCGACGGTAAAGAGATGTGTGGCGCCGTCTCGGCGGACCGGACGGGCATTGTGTTTCAAAATGTTAGTAGCGGTCATGATTGTTTGTGGTCCTTTGCTAGTGCGGCAATCGAGCGCCGCCGGATGATCGACATGATGTATTGTGTCGAGGTAGGATCGTGCGGCTGTTCCTGCGGCGCTCCGCGGGAGGCGCTGAGGCGGTCCTGCATGCGAACAGGACTGTGGGTCGGCGGTGTTTCACGCTTGGCGACACTCTGCCCCAACGGCACAAGGCATTCGCTTAGAATTTGTGGCAGATGAGGGGCCCTGAACCCCGCGGAACCCCGCGAAGCAAAATCGGCTAATCACCCCGTATTCCCAGTCTTTAATATGTGGGCCTCAATTGGGTTCTAAACAAGGTTCTCGCTGGTCTTTGTTTTCGCCGACAGGAAGGTGAGGTCTCCATTGATGCAAACGACGCCGTAAAGTCGCTGTTTGCCTGCTGCCCATCCGCCGAAAACACAGAACTGATCCAACCTGTGTATGAAATGCCGAGATCACACCGGCGATCGTGTTCGCGAGAAATCAGGAACATTGAGACGCGGGCACCGTTTAGATTGAGAGGGTGTATGCACTGGGAGGTTATAATGAGAAAGCACTCCCGCGAAATATCGCCTGAGGTGCGCGCGGCCATCAGCGCGTTTCTGAACGCGTGTCAGAAAGAAGCCCGGCCACTTGCGACCTCTGAAGCCCTTGGCGCAGTGCGGCGCATTTTCCCTGATCTGGATATTTCAGATGGGGACCTCATGAACGCCATAATCAGCGAAGCATCGTTGGTGGGCTTCGACGTAGGCACCCCGGATCCTAAGTCCGCGGCGCGGATGAGGGATGCGCTTGAAGAATGGGATAATGAAGGGGGCGCAATTGATGAACCGCCGCGCAGCGAAGCTCATGCCAGCAGGGGCAATGACACGGATGGCACAAGGCGGCGGGCAAAAGCGACCAAGGACCGAAATGAGTTGCTCTAGCACGGCGCTAGCGAGCTGCCGCAGCAGTTTGACAATTTAAACTTCGCGAATCTCAACCCCGGCTGACGCCGCTGTTGTTGCCTGCGGAAGTCTGGCCGATCTCACGCGCCGGCCGGCGCCGTCGGCTACGACCATTACGGGCAGGCCGCGCCAACTTCAAAATACGTCCAGATAGCTGAGCAACGAAACTACGCCGACGACGACAACCACGACCTGCGCCATCTGCTTCATCGTCGAGTCAATCGGAAGTTTTTGCACGAGGTACAGCACCAGGGCGATGACGAGAATCGTGATCAGGACGCTGATTATGATGGACATGCGCGGGTCCTTTGAACGAACTGCCTTTGCGGCAGTGAAGTTGTAAATATGGCTGAGTTCTACAATGAGAAGGGCCGCGTGGACGCAGGATACGGATTCCAGAGACTAACCGGGACAGCCTTCCGATCAAAATCCGGAGAGCATTCAGATCAAATACCGGACGGGTTTTCCGTCCTGACGATGCCTTGGGGTCCACAACCTTGGCAAGAAGCTCTTATGTGTCCACGAGGGTGGGAAAGCGCGCCATTATAAGATGTTGCCGCGGGCGGATCAGGCTCTCGACGTCGTGGCCAATGGGTGATTTGCCCTTGATCACCACCGGAGACGCCGTCACTCCTCATTGTGTGAGGGCATCACCCGTGGGCTGCAGTGCTGGGCATCAGATCGACGCCAAAACGGGATCCAGCCTGACTGAAAAAACCAAGGAATTAAAGTGGACTTAGCGAGATTTGGCTGGGGAACCTGGATTCGAACCAGGACTAACGGAGTCAGAGTCCGCTGGTCTACCGTTAACCTATTCCCCAAGGTCCGCTGGCGGAGCCTGGCCGCAGCGTCGGTGTGGCGGGCTTATAAACAAAAGAACGGCGGATGCAAATACCTTTTGGCAAAAAAATGCGGCCGGCTTGTGATCTCGGCGTTCCTCGTTGCGGCCGATCGCGGCTGTCCCTGAGGTGGCTTCTGTCGGTAGGAGCGGGAGCCGCAAAAACAATTTGGCTAAAAAGGGCGGCGCTGGTACAGTCGCGCCAACGCAAAATCGAGAGAGCGCCTTGAGCGGCCGCAAGGCTTCGCGCGGCGCAATGGTTGAGACACGTGAAGGACCCCGATTACGGCGAAAAGCCGTCTGAATCCGGGGCGTCGGCAGCAGGTCGTGGCGGGGCGCAGAAGCATGTGCCGCGCCGCGGCAAGGGCAAACGGAGACGGCGCAAGCCGTCCGGTTCGCCGTCTGCAATTGCCAGCGGATCCGGGGTGACCGGAGAAGCAGGGCGTCCCGCAGCACTGGACGAAGCGGAGCCGGCGCGCAAGCGCAAGCGGCGCCGCCGCTCCAAGGCAGCAAAGTCCCAAGGCCAGGCTGTACTCGCCGCCTCCGGCGGCCCTTCTGCGCATTCGGATGCGGCGACCGCCGACAGGAAAGGCCAAAAGTGCGGGAAGAAGGCGCGCCATCGGCGCGGCCTTCAGGGTCGGCCTCTGGCGTCGCGCGGCAAGCCGCTCGCTGCCGAGCGTGCCGGCGATCAGCCGCGGCCGCGCCCTGCCGAAGCCGCCGTGCCGCAGGCGCCACAGCCGGCTCGCTCTGAAAATCTGCGCGCCCCCTATGTCGCACCCGGAGACCTGGCGGCGCCGCTCTATGCCGCACTCGACCTCGGTACCAACAATTGCCGTCTGCTCGTGGCGCAGCCGACCCGACCGGGCCAATTCCGCGTCGTCGATGCCTTTTCCCGCATCGTCCGGCTTGGAGAAGGACTCGGTGCGAGCGGCCGGCTCTCGGACGACGCGATGGAGCGCTCCATCGAGGCGCTGAGGATCTGCGCCGCCAAGCTCAACCTCCGTTCGATCCGCCGTCGCCGGCTGATCGCGACCGAAGCGGCGCGTTCCGCTGCCAACGGCGAATCCTTCCTGAATCGCGTGGCCGAGGAGACCGGCCTCGACCTGGAGATCATCAACCGCGAGACCGAGGCGCGCCTTGCAGTTTCCGGCTGCTCTTCTCTCGTCGATCGCGAGACAAAGTCGGTCGTGCTCTTCGATATCGGCGGCGGCTCCTCCGAGATCGCCGTGATCCGCATCGGCGAGAACCGCTCGAGCCGTCTTGCCAACCACATCACCCACTGGACGTCGCTGCCGGTCGGCGTCGTCACGCTCTCGGAGCGCCATGGCGGCGAACATGTGACGCCGCAGAGCTTCGAGACGATGGTGCGCGAGGTCGAGGGCATGCTAGCCCACTTCGAGAGCCCGTCGGTAGACATGCTGGCAAGCGGCAATTCGGGCAGCGGCTTCCACCTGATCGGCACGTCCGGAACCGTGACGACGCTTGCGGGCGTCCATCTCGACCTGCCGCGTTACGATCGCCGTCGGGTCGACGGACTCTGGCTCTCCGATGCGGAAGTCTCGGCCATGCAGGCGCGGCTTCTCTCCTGGGATTTCGCCGCCCGCGCCGCCAATCCCTGCATCGGGCCGGATCGCGCCGATCTTGTGCTTGCCGGCTGCGCCATCCTCGAGGCGATCCGGCGTCGCTGGCCGTCGACGCGCATGCGGGTCGCCGATCGCGGCCTGCGCGAGGGCCTGCTGACCGACATGATGGCAGATGACGGAGCCTGGCGGCGGTCGCGGCCGCGCCGCCACCAGCGGGGCTTCAATGCCCCGCCGGCGAGCGAGGAACGCAACAGGGTCCACGACAAGGCCCACGAAGGTGCGAAGGCATGACGAAATCCCCGATCGGGAGCAAAGGCAGCGGCCGCAAGCTCGGCCAGAAGGTGAAGAAGGGCAAGCTCAAGGCTTCCTCGCGCCGCTGGCTGGAGCGCCACATCAATGACCCCTACGTGCAGCGCGCGCAACTCGAGGGCTATCGCGCACGGGCGGCCTTCAAGCTTCTTGAAATCGGCGAGAAGCACAAGATTCTCGCCGGCGCCAGGCGCATCATCGACCTCGGCGCAGCGCCCGGCAGCTGGTCGCAGATCGCCGCCAAGGTCACGCAGTCGACCGACGCCGATCCGCGCGTCGCGGCGATCGACTTTCTCGAGATGGATCCGATCCCCGGCGTCCGCTTCCTTCAGCTCGATTTCCTTGATCCCGAGGCGCCGGAAAAGCTGAAGGAGGCGATCGGCGGTGCGCCAGATCTCGTGCTGTCCGACATGGCGGCGCCGACCACCGGCCATCGCCAGACCGACCACTTGCGCACCATGCATCTCTGTGAGGTGGCCGCGCACTTCGCCGTCGACGTGCTCGCCGAAGGCGGGCATTTCCTGGCAAAGACCTTTCAGGGCGGCACCGAGCGCGATCTCCTCAACATGCTGAAGCAGAACTTCCGGCAGGTCGTGCATGTGAAGCCGGCCTCGTCCCGCGCCGAATCGGTCGAGATGTTCCTGCTCGCCAAGGGCTTCAAGGGCCGGCGCGCGGACAACGAAGCGGCCGAAGATGATGAAGCGGAGTAGGGCATGCTCCTCTATGTGACGCTCGGAACCAATGATCTCCGGCGCGCCGGCGCCTTCTATGACGGCACGCTTGCAACCCTTGGGCTCAAGCGGCGCAAGGAGGACGAGGTTGAGATCGGCTACGGCGCAGAGGGCGACATCCGTTGCCGTCTATGGGTCGTGACGCCCTTCAACCGACAGGCGGCAACCATCGGTAATGGCTCGATGGTTGCGCTCGAGGCGGAAAGCCGCGCCGCCGTGGACGCCTTCCATGCTGCGGCCATCGCCAATGGCGGCACGGACGAGGGCGCGCCGGGGCTCAGGCCTTTCCATCCCGATTTCTACGCGGCCTATGTCCGCGACCCGGACGGCAACAAGCTGTCTGCCGTTTGCGAGCGGCCGGAGTAGAGCGGAATACCGCTTCGAGACTTGCGACGAGACAGACTCAGGTCGAGACGTCACTCACCGCTGCCCTAGAGCGCCGCGTGTCTTTTCAGACGCGCAAATGCTGTAACTCTTTGAATCTGCGCATCGGGCTTTCCCGAGAATCGTTTGCGATTTTCGGGAAAGCCCGATGCGTTGGATCACTTCACGGCCCTCGTCTCCGCCTCCCGCACCGGTAGGCGGTGGCCGGAAACGGATGCGCCGGCGGTCTTCGCCATGGTGAGGAAGGGGATCGCCGCCAGGAGGTTGGCGGCGGCGATGATCATGAAGGCGATGTGGAAGTCTTCAAGGCTGAGCGCCTCGCCGCTGATCGTCGTCTCTATCTCAAGGATTGCCCCGGCGACGGCCACGCCGAGTGCGAGGCTGATCTGCTGCAGCACCGCGCTCATCGCGGTCGCCTTGCTCGCATCATCGTCGTCGATATCGGCGAAGGAAAGCGCGTTGACGCTGGTGAAAAAGAAGGAGCGGGCGAATCCGGCGACAAGCAGGATCGACAACAGCAGGAGATAGGGCGTCGCCGGCGTGAAAAAGCCGTTCGCGAAGGTGGTGATGGCCGCGACCATCGCGGCAATGATCAGCGTCGTGCGGAAGCCGGTAAAGGCGAGCACCCGGCGCGCGAGGAACTTGGTCGTGATGGCGCCGACCGCGCCGATGAATGTGATCAGACCCGATTGGAACGGGTTCAAGCCGAAGCCGATCTGCAGCATCAACGGCATCAGGAACGGCACCGCACCGACGGAGATCCGGAATACGGTGCCGCCAATCTGGGCTGCCCGGAAAGCGCCATCGTGGAAGAGGCGGAGGTCGAGCACCGGTGCGGGATGCCGGCGGGCATGGAGGATGTAGAGGAAGGCCGCCGCGACGCCCGCTGCCACCGAGGAGAGACCGACCGCCGGCGGCAGAGCCGGCAGGCTGATGACCGAAAGACCGAAGACGACGCCAGCGGCGGCGACGCCGCCGAGCAGAAAACCGAGAATGTCGACCGGCGGCGGGTTTCGCCGTTCCATCTCGGGAAGGTGAATGCCGGAAAGCACGTAACCGGCGATGCCGATCGGTACGTTGATCAGGAAGATCCAGTGCCAGGAGAAATAGGTGGTGATGAAGCCGCCGAGCGGCGGGCCAGCCAGCGGTCCGACAAGGGCTGGTATGGTAAGCAGCGCCATGGCCGAGACGAGCTCGCTGCGTGGCGTGCCGCGCACGAGCACGAGGCGGGCGACCGGCGTCATCATGGCGCCGCCCATGCCCTGCAGGAAGCGGGCGAGCACGAAGGCGACGAGGCCGTCGGCGACGGCGCAGAAGATCGAACCGAGGGTGAAGACGAGAATCGCCGCACGGAAGATGCGTTTGGCGCCGAAGCGATCCGCCATCCAGCCGCTCAAGGGAATGAAGATCGCGAGCGCCACCATGTAGGAGGTCAGCGCCAGCTTGAGCGTGATCGGTCCGACGCCGATATCATCCGCGATCGCCGGTAGCGATGTCGAGATGACGGTGGCATCCATCTGCTCCATGAAGAGCGCGACGGCGAGGATCATCGGGACGATGCGGTTCATGCGGGACCCTCGCGCGGCCCGAAAATCGTACCCGATTTTCGGAAAGCTCGATGCGCAGATTGAAACGGATACAGCGACCTTTGCGCGTCTGAAAAGACGCGCGGCGCTGTAAGCGTGCGTAGCGGTGGCGCCGCTAAACCCTTGAGATGGCTTTGTCGGGGCGAAGCCGGGGAATGCAGATCAAAAGCGTGTGATCCGGGTTGCCCTTTCCTGTCAAGGCGCCACCTGTGTCACGCGAGGGATGCCTCGATAGCACTCCATTGTTGCAGGAGAAAACGACGGATGACATTTTTGATGAAACGCCGAACGCTCTTCGGAGCAGGGGCTGCAGGGGTACTGACGGCGCCGGGTCTGTGGGGCGGGTTTGCGATGGCCGAGGAGAGCACGGGGACCGGTGCAGCGTCGGGCGGGGGCGCCTTCCGGACGCTGAAGCTCGGGAGCTTCAAGGTTACGGTGATCAGTGACGGCACGCGTGCCTCGGGCAATCCGCATGAGACCTTCGGCACCAACCAGCCCTCGGAGGCGGTTGCCGCCCTGCTGGCCGAGAATTTCCTGCCCACCGGCGCCTTCGTCACCGGTTTTTCACCGACACTCGTTGATACCGGCTCGGATCTCGTGCTGTTCGACACCGGCTTCGGGGAGGGAGGGCGCGAGGCAGGTATGGGGCAATTGGCGCGCGGCATTCGCGCCGCCGGCTACGCTCCCGAGCAGATCTCGGTGGTCGTTATCACCCACATGCACGGCGATCACATCGGTGGTTTGACGGAAGGTGGCAAGCCTGCCTTTGCCAATGCGCGCTACGTCACCGGACAGGTCGAATACGACTTCTGGAAGGATACGGCGCGCGTTGGAACGCCGGCCGAAAACGGTCACAAAGCGGTGTTGGAGAAGGTCGTGCCTCTCGCCGAAAAGACGACCTTCATCGCCGACGGCGCCGAGGTGGTACCGGGAATTTCGGCGATTGCCGCGTTCGGCCATTCCCCGGGTCACATGATCTACCGGCTCGAATCGGAGGGGCAGACGCTGATCCTCACGGCCGACACGGCCAATCACTATGTCCTGTCTCTGCAGCGCCCCGACTGGGAGGTCCGCTTCGACATGGACAAGGCCGCGGCCGCCGCGACGCGCAAGAATGTTTTCGACATGGTCGCGACCGACCGGCTCCCCTTCATGGGCTACCACATGCCGTTTCCGGCGGTCGGCTTCGTCGAAAGAAAGGATACGGGCTACCGCTTCGTGCCCGTCAGCTATCAGTTCGACATCTGACATCGAGGCGTTTGTTGCTCCGCAATAAATATGTGCGAGGCCCGGGCGATTTCCGGGCCTTCACTATTTTCATTCCGTCATATCCGTGTTACGAGCCCTCGCCAACTTCCAAGTCAAAGCCTTGAAGTCACCCGGAGGACAAGCCGCTGAGCTCCTCCGGGGATTTTTGTATATTGAAGAGGAACTGGCCATGGCGCGCATCATCGAAACGGCAACCGGTCTGGAGGCTTTGACCTTCGACGACGTTCTGCTCCAGCCAGGACATTCCGAGGTCATGCCGGGCCAGACGAACATCGCCACCCGCATCGCGCAGGACATCGAACTCAATATCCCGATTCTTTCCGCTGCCATGGACACCGTCACGGAGGCGCGGCTCGCGATCGCCATGGCGCAGGCCGGCGGCATCGGCGTTATTCATCGCAACTTGACTCCGGCCGAGCAGGCGGAGGAGGTCCGGCAGGTCAAGAAGTTCGAAAGCGGCATGGTCGTCAACCCGGTGACGATCGGACCGGAAGCGACGCTCGCCGATGCGCTGAGCCTTATGAAGGCGCACGGCATTTCCGGCATCCCGGTCGTCGAAAACGGCGGCAACGGCGGCCAGAAGCAGGGCCGTCTCGTCGGCATCCTGACCAACCGCGACGTGCGCTTTGCCTCCGACCCGTCCCAGAAGATCCATGAGTTGATGACCCGGGAGAACCTGGTCACGGTCAAGGAGAGCGTCGACCAGCAGGAAGCCAAGCGCCTCCTGCACAAGCACCGCATCGAGAAGCTCCTGGTGGTCGATCCGGAGGGCCGCTGCGTCGGCCTCATCACCGTCAAGGACATCGAGAAGTCGCAACTGAACCCCAACGCCTCGAAGGACGCCCAGGGACGCCTGCGCGCGGCCGCCGCTGTCAGCGTCGGCGATGACGGCTTCGAGCGC is drawn from Sinorhizobium sojae CCBAU 05684 and contains these coding sequences:
- a CDS encoding MBL fold metallo-hydrolase, with the protein product MTFLMKRRTLFGAGAAGVLTAPGLWGGFAMAEESTGTGAASGGGAFRTLKLGSFKVTVISDGTRASGNPHETFGTNQPSEAVAALLAENFLPTGAFVTGFSPTLVDTGSDLVLFDTGFGEGGREAGMGQLARGIRAAGYAPEQISVVVITHMHGDHIGGLTEGGKPAFANARYVTGQVEYDFWKDTARVGTPAENGHKAVLEKVVPLAEKTTFIADGAEVVPGISAIAAFGHSPGHMIYRLESEGQTLILTADTANHYVLSLQRPDWEVRFDMDKAAAAATRKNVFDMVATDRLPFMGYHMPFPAVGFVERKDTGYRFVPVSYQFDI
- a CDS encoding transglutaminase-like domain-containing protein is translated as MLIRYGYEITLNFQQPAALVCLLSVHEDRAADIRVPETTFTAPDVPTSTYRDLFGNRCRRLVAPAGDLTIWGDATIEDDGKPDKVLPAAQEVPVSELPDDCLTYLMGSRYCETDRLSQSAWDMFGAVAPGWGRVQAICDFVHDHIRFDYMQARSTRTAFEVFHERVGVCRDFAHLAVTLCRCLNIPARYINGHLGDIGVRVVDPMDFSAWMEVFLDDGWHTFDPRNNTPRVGRILVARGRDAADVPLINSFGPHALKSFRVWTYEVPALQ
- a CDS encoding MDR family MFS transporter, translated to MNRIVPMILAVALFMEQMDATVISTSLPAIADDIGVGPITLKLALTSYMVALAIFIPLSGWMADRFGAKRIFRAAILVFTLGSIFCAVADGLVAFVLARFLQGMGGAMMTPVARLVLVRGTPRSELVSAMALLTIPALVGPLAGPPLGGFITTYFSWHWIFLINVPIGIAGYVLSGIHLPEMERRNPPPVDILGFLLGGVAAAGVVFGLSVISLPALPPAVGLSSVAAGVAAAFLYILHARRHPAPVLDLRLFHDGAFRAAQIGGTVFRISVGAVPFLMPLMLQIGFGLNPFQSGLITFIGAVGAITTKFLARRVLAFTGFRTTLIIAAMVAAITTFANGFFTPATPYLLLLSILLVAGFARSFFFTSVNALSFADIDDDDASKATAMSAVLQQISLALGVAVAGAILEIETTISGEALSLEDFHIAFMIIAAANLLAAIPFLTMAKTAGASVSGHRLPVREAETRAVK
- a CDS encoding VOC family protein; this encodes MLLYVTLGTNDLRRAGAFYDGTLATLGLKRRKEDEVEIGYGAEGDIRCRLWVVTPFNRQAATIGNGSMVALEAESRAAVDAFHAAAIANGGTDEGAPGLRPFHPDFYAAYVRDPDGNKLSAVCERPE
- a CDS encoding RlmE family RNA methyltransferase; protein product: MTKSPIGSKGSGRKLGQKVKKGKLKASSRRWLERHINDPYVQRAQLEGYRARAAFKLLEIGEKHKILAGARRIIDLGAAPGSWSQIAAKVTQSTDADPRVAAIDFLEMDPIPGVRFLQLDFLDPEAPEKLKEAIGGAPDLVLSDMAAPTTGHRQTDHLRTMHLCEVAAHFAVDVLAEGGHFLAKTFQGGTERDLLNMLKQNFRQVVHVKPASSRAESVEMFLLAKGFKGRRADNEAAEDDEAE
- a CDS encoding Thivi_2564 family membrane protein, yielding MSIIISVLITILVIALVLYLVQKLPIDSTMKQMAQVVVVVVGVVSLLSYLDVF
- a CDS encoding DUF1488 domain-containing protein, whose translation is MTLLFPNSSRSLDEKRNAVRFIGHHGMFEVRFFVEAEALVRADAELGRSEISATKLLSAFDALRLSIYEVARKVYSSGRRDSYTLTAADFR
- a CDS encoding Ppx/GppA phosphatase family protein, with product MKDPDYGEKPSESGASAAGRGGAQKHVPRRGKGKRRRRKPSGSPSAIASGSGVTGEAGRPAALDEAEPARKRKRRRRSKAAKSQGQAVLAASGGPSAHSDAATADRKGQKCGKKARHRRGLQGRPLASRGKPLAAERAGDQPRPRPAEAAVPQAPQPARSENLRAPYVAPGDLAAPLYAALDLGTNNCRLLVAQPTRPGQFRVVDAFSRIVRLGEGLGASGRLSDDAMERSIEALRICAAKLNLRSIRRRRLIATEAARSAANGESFLNRVAEETGLDLEIINRETEARLAVSGCSSLVDRETKSVVLFDIGGGSSEIAVIRIGENRSSRLANHITHWTSLPVGVVTLSERHGGEHVTPQSFETMVREVEGMLAHFESPSVDMLASGNSGSGFHLIGTSGTVTTLAGVHLDLPRYDRRRVDGLWLSDAEVSAMQARLLSWDFAARAANPCIGPDRADLVLAGCAILEAIRRRWPSTRMRVADRGLREGLLTDMMADDGAWRRSRPRRHQRGFNAPPASEERNRVHDKAHEGAKA